One stretch of Cygnus olor isolate bCygOlo1 chromosome 1, bCygOlo1.pri.v2, whole genome shotgun sequence DNA includes these proteins:
- the AKR1D1 gene encoding aldo-keto reductase family 1 member D1: MNLTAESHRVPLSDGNSIPLLGLGTYADPQKTPKGSCLESVKIAIDTGYRHIDGAFVYFNEHEVGQAIREKIAEGRIKREDIFYCGKLWNTCHPPELVRPTLEKTLKILQLDYVDLYIIELPMAFKPGDALYPKDENGKFIYHETDLCATWEAMEACKDAGLAKSIGVSNFNRRQLEMILNKPGLKHKPVSNQVECHPYFTQPKLLEFCRQHDIVIVGYSPLGTSRDETWVNVSSPPLLKDPVLNAIGKKYNKTAAQVALRFSIQRGVVVIPKSFNPQRIRENFQIFDFSLTDEEMKEIAALNKNVRYVELLMWRDHPEYPFSDEY; the protein is encoded by the exons ACTCCCAAAGGCTCCTGTTTGGAGTCAGTGAAGATTGCCATTGATACTGGTTATCGCCACATCGACGGTGCTTTTGTCTATTTCAATGAGCATGAAGTGGGCCAAGCCATCCGGGAGAAGATTGCTGAAGGAAGGATCAAGCGAGAAGACATTTTTTACTGTGGCAAG CTGTGGAATACCTGCCACCCCCCAGAGCTGGTGCGTCCCACGCTGGAGAAAACCCTGAAAATCCTGCAGCTGGACTACGTGGACCTTTACATTATTGAGCTGCCAATGGCTTtcaag cctggagatgcACTCTACCcaaaagatgaaaatggaaaatttatcTACCATGAGACAGACTTATGTGCCACCTGGGAG GCTATGGAAGCATGCAAAGATGCAGGCTTGGCAAAGTCTATTGGAGTATCGAATTTCAACCGCAGACAGCTGGAGATGATCCTGAACAAACCAGGACTCAAGCACAAACCCGTCAGCAACCAG GTCGAATGCCATCCCTATTTCACTCAACCCAAACTCTTAGAATTTTGCAGACAACATGACATTGTTATTGTTGGGTACAGCCCACTGGGAACCTCAAGGGATGAAACATG GGTAAACGTGTCCTCCCCTCCTTTACTGAAGGATCCTGTGCTGAATGCCATTGGCAAAAAGTACAACAAGACAGCTGCACAGGTTGCTTTGCGTTTCAGCATCCAGCGAGGGGTGGTGGTCATCCCAAAAAGCTTCAATCCACAACGCATCAGAGAGAATTTCCAG ATCTTTGACTTCTCCCTCACCGATGAAGAGATGAAGGAAATTGCAGCACTGAACAAAAACGTTCGTTATGTGGAACTTTTAAT GTGGCGTGACCATCCAGAGTACCCCTTCAGTGatgaatactga